Proteins encoded together in one Marinobacter sp. Arc7-DN-1 window:
- the hemB gene encoding porphobilinogen synthase: MPIPTPRAFPAARLRRNRASDFSRRLVRENQLTPGNLIYPVFVLEGEGQREPVPSMPGVERLSIDLLVDQAAELAELGIPAVALFPVVPAEKKNLSGSGAWDSDGLAQRAVRALKKAQPELGVITDVALDPFTTHGQDGIIDNEGYVLNDVTVEALVNQALSHADAGADVVAPSDMMDGRVGAIRQALENAGYVNTRILAYSAKYASSYYGPFRDAVGSAANLGKGNKSTYQMDPANSDEALHEVAMDLSEGADMVMIKPGMPYLDIVYRVKTELRVPTFVYQVSGEYAMHMAAAQNGWLDEEAVMMESLMSMRRAGADGILTYFAVRAARLMRDRQR, from the coding sequence GTGCCGATTCCGACTCCCCGTGCTTTCCCCGCTGCCCGCCTGCGCCGCAACCGGGCCAGCGATTTTTCCCGCCGGCTGGTTCGGGAAAACCAGCTGACACCGGGCAACCTCATTTATCCGGTGTTCGTGCTGGAAGGCGAGGGCCAGCGTGAGCCGGTGCCGTCCATGCCGGGGGTTGAGCGCCTGAGTATCGATCTTCTGGTCGATCAGGCAGCGGAGCTGGCAGAGCTGGGAATTCCTGCCGTTGCCCTGTTTCCGGTGGTGCCCGCGGAGAAAAAGAACCTGTCCGGTTCCGGCGCCTGGGATTCTGACGGCCTGGCCCAGCGGGCTGTCAGGGCCCTGAAAAAAGCGCAGCCGGAGTTGGGCGTGATCACCGATGTGGCGCTGGACCCGTTTACCACCCACGGCCAGGACGGCATCATTGATAACGAGGGTTATGTGCTCAACGATGTGACCGTCGAAGCGCTGGTCAATCAGGCGCTTTCCCATGCCGATGCCGGTGCCGATGTGGTCGCCCCCTCGGACATGATGGACGGCCGGGTTGGCGCCATTCGGCAAGCGCTGGAAAATGCCGGCTATGTGAACACCCGAATCCTGGCCTATTCTGCCAAGTATGCATCCAGCTATTACGGCCCTTTCCGTGACGCGGTGGGTTCGGCCGCCAACCTCGGCAAAGGCAACAAGTCCACTTACCAGATGGATCCGGCCAACAGCGACGAGGCATTGCACGAGGTGGCGATGGATCTGTCCGAAGGTGCCGACATGGTGATGATCAAGCCCGGTATGCCGTACCTGGATATTGTGTACCGGGTGAAAACGGAACTGCGGGTGCCCACATTTGTGTACCAGGTCAGCGGTGAATACGCCATGCACATGGCGGCGGCACAGAATGGCTGGCTGGATGAAGAGGCGGTGATGATGGAAAGCCTGATGTCGATGCGTCGGGCTG
- a CDS encoding lipase secretion chaperone — protein sequence MKPLIRFCVALSVIIAVVVAFWLFTTDSQETTPPANSFNQGGQTVVVAEQGASGGQNAPSKLVGGSSAVTVPETLPASLAGTSVPGGWARTDRLGNLIPTPHLRQMFEYFLSALGEESLHQLVARIESALAALEEPARSQALATLGAYLDYKLAVSELEQAYGDATGLGLDETLRRMSEVHALRRTWLDAATAEAFFADDEAVDRFQMEKRQIARDGSLTAEEKAEALRKAESSLPEPLREAREETRQFAEYEQVRQQLAGDPRALQAWRQEVFGAEAADRLAQLEKEQQEWDQRWQVYSVERNRLMSSGLAAQEREEALDRLRARHFNETERIRAEALDSIR from the coding sequence ATGAAACCCCTTATCCGATTCTGCGTTGCATTGTCAGTGATAATAGCAGTTGTTGTCGCATTCTGGCTGTTCACCACCGATTCACAGGAAACCACCCCACCCGCCAATTCTTTCAATCAGGGTGGGCAAACGGTCGTGGTGGCGGAACAAGGGGCTTCCGGCGGGCAGAATGCCCCCTCGAAGCTGGTTGGCGGGTCGTCGGCAGTTACTGTCCCGGAAACCTTGCCGGCTTCCCTGGCAGGTACATCTGTTCCGGGCGGATGGGCCAGAACGGACCGGTTAGGCAATTTGATACCCACCCCGCATTTGCGCCAGATGTTCGAGTATTTTCTTTCCGCCCTGGGAGAGGAGTCACTGCACCAGCTGGTGGCCCGTATCGAGTCCGCCCTGGCGGCGCTTGAGGAACCAGCGAGATCCCAGGCCCTGGCAACCCTCGGCGCTTATCTCGATTACAAGCTGGCCGTTTCGGAACTTGAGCAGGCCTATGGCGATGCGACTGGCCTTGGCCTGGATGAGACGCTGCGACGGATGTCTGAGGTCCATGCCCTGCGCCGAACCTGGCTGGATGCCGCTACCGCAGAGGCCTTTTTCGCCGATGATGAAGCGGTAGACCGTTTTCAGATGGAGAAACGCCAAATTGCCCGGGACGGGAGCTTGACGGCTGAAGAGAAGGCCGAAGCCCTGCGCAAGGCCGAATCATCGTTGCCGGAACCGCTCCGCGAGGCCCGGGAAGAAACCCGTCAGTTCGCCGAGTATGAACAGGTGCGCCAGCAGCTGGCAGGCGATCCCCGGGCACTGCAGGCCTGGCGGCAGGAGGTGTTCGGCGCGGAAGCGGCGGACCGGCTGGCGCAGCTTGAAAAGGAACAACAGGAGTGGGACCAGCGTTGGCAGGTGTACTCCGTGGAACGGAACCGTCTGATGTCGTCCGGGTTGGCGGCACAGGAGCGGGAAGAGGCGCTGGATCGCCTCAGGGCCCGCCACTTCAATGAAACCGAACGGATCCGTGCCGAGGCGCTGGATTCCATCCGGTAA
- a CDS encoding TetR/AcrR family transcriptional regulator, whose product MAYRETEKMRQRKAEARKRIVECTYRCVAEGGFRSARVTRIADLAGVATGTIYRHFESREDLFAEIFRLATQREVDKVAEALATTGNAAERLERALRQFAERALKGPMMAWSLIAEPVDPKVEEERLAYRKAYASLFEKAIREGIAEKCIPDQDARQSSTCLVGAIAESLVGPLSPTQTSQTACATTDNNDPLVDSIIRFCIQGLTGTRR is encoded by the coding sequence ATGGCCTATCGGGAAACGGAGAAAATGCGCCAGCGTAAGGCCGAGGCGCGAAAGCGGATTGTGGAATGCACCTACCGGTGCGTTGCCGAGGGTGGTTTCCGAAGCGCGAGAGTTACCCGTATTGCTGACCTGGCGGGCGTCGCCACGGGAACCATCTACCGGCACTTCGAGTCAAGGGAAGACCTGTTTGCGGAAATATTCCGGCTGGCAACCCAGCGGGAAGTGGACAAGGTTGCCGAAGCACTGGCCACCACAGGAAACGCAGCCGAACGGCTTGAGCGGGCCCTGAGACAGTTCGCCGAACGGGCCCTGAAAGGCCCGATGATGGCTTGGTCACTGATTGCCGAGCCGGTGGATCCGAAAGTTGAAGAGGAGCGGCTGGCGTACCGTAAGGCCTACGCCAGCCTGTTTGAGAAAGCGATCCGGGAAGGCATCGCAGAAAAGTGCATACCGGATCAGGACGCACGCCAGAGCAGTACCTGCCTGGTCGGTGCCATTGCAGAAAGCCTGGTTGGCCCGCTGTCGCCAACCCAGACCAGCCAGACTGCCTGCGCAACAACTGACAACAACGACCCGCTGGTCGATTCCATCATCCGCTTCTGCATACAGGGATTGACCGGCACCAGGAGGTAG
- a CDS encoding isovaleryl-CoA dehydrogenase, with protein MNARQPRPQMPTTDQEDRYLATTHEVFNQPPALENYNLFEQDTALQEAALREGAGSATEDLKAFGALAGAAETIDLGFRANANKPVFNTHDRFGHRIDEVDFHPAYHELMRIAFENGLHSSPWSQPGQGAHVARAAKYYMHSQVEAAHCCPVTMTFAAIPSIRKQPELAADWEARILANRYDPRNLPDSQKTSVTIGMAMTEKQGGSDVRANSTRAYPVGAEGPGQAYELVGHKWFVSAPMCDAFLVLAQAPGGLSCFLMPRWRPDGTKNPWQVQRLKNKMGNIANASSEAELRGALAWMVGEEGRGVATIIEMVAMTRFDCMIGSSAGMRQAVAQATHHCRHRSAFGNRLIEQPLMQNVLADLALESEAALTYTMRIARALDNQDKEHERLLARLATPVGKYWICKRTPNHAYEAMECIGGSGVMEDCIMPRLFRESPVNAIWEGSGNVQCLDTLRALQKEPETLDAFFKEAAEAKGADRRFDQFLAQLQHDFADISDFQYRARNLVDRMALVMQASLLLRHSDRAVADAFCASRLQSGGGMNYGNLPSGTDPAAIIKRATPVVG; from the coding sequence ATGAACGCGCGGCAACCCAGACCCCAGATGCCAACAACCGACCAGGAGGATCGCTACCTGGCCACCACCCACGAGGTCTTCAACCAGCCCCCGGCTCTGGAGAACTATAACCTGTTTGAGCAGGACACTGCTTTGCAGGAAGCCGCTCTCCGAGAGGGTGCCGGAAGCGCAACCGAAGACCTCAAGGCATTCGGCGCCCTGGCCGGCGCCGCCGAAACCATTGACCTGGGCTTTCGCGCCAACGCCAACAAGCCGGTGTTCAATACCCACGACCGTTTCGGCCACCGCATAGACGAAGTGGACTTCCACCCGGCCTACCATGAACTGATGCGGATTGCCTTCGAAAACGGCCTGCACAGCAGCCCCTGGAGCCAGCCCGGCCAGGGCGCTCACGTGGCCCGCGCCGCCAAATACTACATGCACTCCCAGGTGGAAGCGGCCCATTGCTGCCCGGTGACCATGACCTTTGCCGCCATCCCGTCCATCCGGAAACAGCCGGAACTGGCGGCGGACTGGGAAGCCCGGATCCTCGCCAACCGCTATGACCCACGCAACCTGCCGGACAGCCAGAAAACCTCCGTCACCATCGGCATGGCCATGACCGAAAAACAGGGCGGCAGCGATGTCCGGGCCAACAGCACCAGAGCCTACCCGGTGGGTGCCGAAGGCCCCGGCCAGGCCTATGAACTGGTGGGCCATAAATGGTTCGTCTCCGCCCCCATGTGCGACGCCTTCCTGGTGCTGGCCCAGGCACCGGGTGGACTATCCTGCTTCCTGATGCCCCGCTGGCGCCCGGACGGCACCAAGAACCCCTGGCAGGTCCAGCGCCTGAAAAACAAGATGGGCAATATCGCCAACGCCTCCAGCGAAGCCGAACTGCGCGGCGCCCTCGCCTGGATGGTGGGCGAAGAAGGCCGTGGCGTAGCCACCATCATCGAAATGGTCGCCATGACCCGCTTCGACTGCATGATCGGCAGCTCCGCCGGTATGCGCCAGGCGGTGGCCCAGGCCACTCACCACTGCCGCCACCGCAGCGCCTTCGGCAACCGCCTGATCGAACAACCGCTGATGCAGAACGTGCTCGCCGACCTGGCCCTGGAAAGCGAAGCCGCACTGACCTACACCATGCGAATCGCCCGCGCCCTGGACAACCAGGACAAGGAACACGAACGCCTCCTGGCCCGCCTGGCGACACCGGTCGGCAAATACTGGATCTGCAAACGCACCCCGAACCATGCCTACGAAGCCATGGAATGCATCGGCGGCAGCGGCGTGATGGAAGACTGCATCATGCCCCGCCTGTTCCGGGAATCCCCCGTCAACGCCATCTGGGAAGGCAGCGGCAACGTCCAGTGCCTGGACACCCTCCGCGCCCTGCAAAAAGAACCCGAAACCCTCGACGCCTTTTTCAAAGAAGCCGCCGAAGCCAAAGGCGCCGACCGACGCTTCGACCAGTTCCTGGCGCAACTGCAACACGACTTCGCCGACATCAGCGACTTCCAGTACCGCGCCCGCAACCTGGTCGACCGGATGGCCCTGGTCATGCAGGCGTCCCTGCTTCTGCGCCACTCCGACAGAGCCGTAGCCGACGCCTTCTGCGCCTCCCGCCTGCAGTCCGGCGGTGGCATGAACTACGGCAACCTGCCCTCCGGCACCGACCCGGCAGCCATTATCAAACGGGCAACGCCTGTAGTAGGCTAA
- a CDS encoding DUF503 domain-containing protein: MSEALRKLLREGQKPQQPVITPHVGVLTLHFQLYGCEDLKAKRKVFTALKAVWGKEPDLAVAETADQDALDRATWTIAALGTSSRQITQRLDQVEKAIQERVDAAILDIHREIL; the protein is encoded by the coding sequence ATGTCAGAAGCCCTGAGAAAACTCCTGAGGGAAGGCCAAAAGCCCCAACAGCCAGTAATCACGCCCCACGTAGGCGTCCTGACACTACATTTCCAACTCTACGGCTGCGAAGATCTCAAAGCCAAGCGCAAAGTCTTCACCGCCTTGAAGGCCGTCTGGGGCAAAGAACCCGACCTGGCCGTGGCCGAAACCGCCGATCAGGATGCCCTGGATCGCGCCACCTGGACCATCGCCGCCCTGGGCACCTCCTCCCGGCAGATCACCCAACGCCTCGACCAAGTCGAAAAAGCCATCCAGGAACGGGTGGATGCTGCCATACTGGACATACACCGGGAAATACTCTGA
- the panP gene encoding pyridoxal-dependent aspartate 1-decarboxylase PanP — MTGKKKSAQASVEAMYRVFTVPEAPESTLSRIDQNISRNLTGFLQEHIVAVERDLSDVEKDFSDYSIPEKPVFVSEQAQFLLDKLVANSVHTASPAFIGHMTSALPYFMLPLSKIMIALNQNLVKTETSKAFTPMERQVLGMIHRLVYQEDGAFYRKWMHDPRHALGAMCSGGTVANLTALWVARNRAFPAEGSFRGLHQEGLFRALKYYGYEGAAVVTSRRGHYSLRKAADVLGLGRESLIPVDTDDENRIQTDALRDKCLELQRQKIKVMAICGVAGTTETGNVDPLDAMADIAREFGAHFHVDAAWGGPTLFSRTYKHLLRGIEKADSVTFDAHKQLYVPMGVGLVVFRDPSLASAVEHHAQYIIRKGSRDLGSTTLEGSRPGMSMLIHSGLKILAREGYEILIDQGIDKAKTFAEMIEAEPDFELVTRPELNILTYRYCPGNVQEALACADPLQAEKLNTCLNRITKFIQKTQRERGKAFVSRTRLEPARYFNFPCIVFRVVLANPLTTKDILADILAEQRELSADEGIQDEINILHQMADAVLKQVTPNARQA, encoded by the coding sequence ATGACCGGAAAGAAAAAATCCGCCCAGGCCTCGGTTGAGGCCATGTATCGCGTATTCACGGTGCCCGAGGCGCCGGAATCCACGCTGAGCCGGATTGACCAGAACATCTCCCGCAACCTTACAGGCTTCCTGCAGGAGCACATTGTTGCGGTTGAACGGGACCTGTCGGATGTGGAGAAAGACTTTTCCGATTACAGCATCCCCGAAAAACCCGTCTTCGTGTCTGAACAGGCCCAGTTCCTCCTGGACAAACTGGTCGCCAACTCCGTTCACACCGCCTCCCCGGCCTTTATCGGGCACATGACCTCAGCGCTGCCCTATTTTATGCTGCCGCTGTCCAAGATCATGATTGCCCTGAACCAGAACCTGGTCAAAACCGAAACCTCCAAGGCGTTCACCCCCATGGAGCGCCAGGTCCTCGGCATGATTCACCGACTGGTCTACCAGGAGGACGGCGCCTTCTATCGCAAGTGGATGCACGATCCCCGCCATGCCCTGGGCGCCATGTGCTCCGGCGGCACCGTAGCCAACCTGACCGCCCTCTGGGTAGCCCGCAACCGCGCCTTCCCCGCCGAAGGCAGCTTCCGTGGCCTGCACCAGGAAGGCCTGTTCCGGGCCCTGAAATACTACGGTTACGAGGGCGCTGCCGTCGTGACCTCCCGTCGCGGCCATTACTCCCTGCGCAAGGCCGCCGACGTCCTCGGTCTGGGCCGGGAATCCCTGATTCCGGTGGATACTGACGACGAAAACCGAATCCAGACCGACGCCCTGCGGGACAAATGCCTGGAACTGCAGCGTCAGAAGATCAAGGTCATGGCCATCTGCGGCGTCGCCGGCACCACCGAAACCGGCAACGTCGACCCACTGGATGCCATGGCTGACATCGCCCGGGAATTCGGCGCCCACTTCCATGTAGACGCCGCCTGGGGCGGGCCGACCCTGTTCTCACGCACCTACAAACACCTGCTGCGAGGCATCGAAAAAGCGGACTCCGTCACCTTCGACGCCCACAAACAGCTCTATGTACCCATGGGCGTGGGCCTGGTCGTGTTCCGGGACCCAAGCCTGGCCAGCGCGGTCGAACACCACGCCCAGTACATCATCCGGAAAGGCTCCCGGGACCTCGGCAGCACCACCCTCGAAGGCTCCCGGCCCGGCATGTCCATGCTCATCCACTCCGGCCTGAAAATCCTGGCCAGAGAGGGCTACGAGATCCTGATCGACCAGGGCATCGACAAGGCCAAAACCTTTGCGGAAATGATCGAAGCAGAGCCGGATTTCGAGCTGGTCACCCGACCGGAACTGAACATCCTGACTTATCGCTATTGCCCGGGGAACGTTCAGGAAGCACTGGCATGTGCCGATCCATTGCAGGCGGAAAAGCTTAACACCTGCCTGAACCGGATCACCAAGTTCATCCAGAAAACCCAGCGGGAACGGGGCAAGGCGTTCGTCTCACGGACCCGACTGGAACCCGCCCGTTATTTCAACTTCCCCTGCATCGTGTTCCGGGTGGTATTGGCAAACCCGTTGACCACAAAGGACATCCTGGCGGACATATTGGCTGAACAACGGGAACTGTCAGCGGATGAGGGAATCCAGGACGAAATAAACATACTGCATCAGATGGCGGATGCAGTATTGAAACAGGTAACTCCCAACGCCCGGCAAGCATGA
- a CDS encoding inorganic phosphate transporter: MARSSGFLDTLLTSPTTERYRVGISLLFLLGIWLTVGSFSQGMPNSMLLMAAAVIGGYMAINIGANDVANNVGPAVGSGALSLGAAVVIAAVFEAGGAIIAGGDVVSTIKGGIIDPSTLEDGRAFVWLMTAALLAGALWLNLATWMGAPVSTTHSIVGGVLGAGIAAGGWDIADWAVMGKIAASWVISPVLGGALAALFLFVIKKTVLYRKDVIPAARTFVPWLVAIMAWAFGTYLMVKGVKKVVKVDFLEATLIGLAAAAVVFFVMRALVGRLASTMENSSTGVNTLFIWPLIFAAALLSFAHGANDVANAIGPLAAINDALSTGTVITSASIPLWVMMVGALGLAVGLMLFGPRLIKTVGSEITELDKTRAFCIALSAALTVILASQLGLPVSSTHIAIGGVFGVGFLREYLKSNYVTQLHKIMEHHDPAEQERLKPFLDDFRNASVEEMENLLKQAKKKKQVPLSKSERKRLKKIYREEMVKRSHLVRIAAAWIITVPASAIMAAILFFTLRGLLV, translated from the coding sequence ATGGCCCGTTCGAGCGGATTCCTGGATACCCTCCTTACCAGCCCTACCACGGAACGATACAGGGTCGGCATCAGCCTGCTTTTCCTGCTTGGAATATGGCTGACTGTCGGATCATTCAGCCAGGGAATGCCGAACAGCATGTTGCTGATGGCCGCCGCGGTTATTGGCGGGTACATGGCGATCAACATCGGCGCCAATGACGTTGCCAACAACGTTGGTCCGGCGGTGGGGTCCGGGGCCCTTTCACTGGGCGCGGCGGTTGTGATTGCTGCTGTTTTTGAAGCGGGCGGTGCGATCATTGCCGGTGGCGATGTGGTCTCTACCATCAAAGGCGGCATTATTGATCCCTCAACCCTGGAAGATGGCCGGGCCTTTGTCTGGCTGATGACAGCGGCCCTGCTGGCCGGCGCGCTCTGGCTGAATCTGGCCACCTGGATGGGCGCGCCGGTATCGACGACCCACTCCATTGTTGGCGGCGTGCTTGGTGCCGGCATTGCTGCCGGCGGCTGGGACATTGCTGACTGGGCGGTGATGGGCAAGATTGCCGCGAGCTGGGTTATCTCACCGGTGCTGGGTGGTGCCCTGGCGGCGCTGTTCCTGTTCGTGATCAAGAAGACGGTGCTGTATCGCAAGGATGTCATCCCGGCGGCGCGCACTTTCGTGCCCTGGCTGGTGGCTATTATGGCCTGGGCGTTCGGTACCTATCTGATGGTCAAAGGGGTGAAGAAAGTCGTCAAGGTAGACTTTCTTGAGGCTACGCTGATCGGTCTTGCGGCAGCGGCTGTGGTGTTCTTCGTGATGCGTGCACTGGTGGGACGACTGGCATCAACCATGGAGAACAGCTCGACCGGAGTGAACACACTGTTTATCTGGCCGCTGATCTTTGCAGCTGCGCTGCTGAGCTTTGCCCATGGTGCCAATGACGTGGCAAACGCCATCGGTCCGCTGGCAGCCATTAACGATGCCCTGTCGACCGGAACGGTGATCACCTCGGCCAGTATTCCGCTATGGGTCATGATGGTAGGTGCTCTCGGCCTTGCCGTTGGCCTGATGCTGTTTGGCCCGCGCCTGATCAAGACGGTTGGCAGCGAAATTACCGAACTGGACAAGACCCGGGCCTTCTGTATCGCGCTGTCTGCCGCACTCACCGTTATTCTCGCTTCCCAGCTGGGCCTGCCGGTCAGTTCCACCCATATCGCGATTGGTGGTGTATTCGGCGTTGGATTCCTGCGGGAATACCTGAAATCCAACTATGTGACTCAGCTGCACAAGATCATGGAGCACCACGATCCTGCCGAGCAGGAGCGCCTCAAGCCGTTCCTCGACGACTTTCGCAACGCCTCTGTCGAGGAAATGGAAAACCTGCTGAAGCAGGCCAAGAAGAAAAAACAGGTGCCGCTGTCCAAATCCGAACGCAAGCGGCTGAAAAAGATTTACCGGGAAGAAATGGTCAAGCGCTCCCACCTGGTGCGGATTGCGGCGGCCTGGATCATCACCGTGCCCGCCTCGGCCATTATGGCGGCCATCCTGTTCTTCACCCTGCGCGGCCTGCTGGTCTGA
- a CDS encoding GGDEF domain-containing protein, whose translation MSQPTSSGQIAAGEREDFQVSRLLTWLSVTAIAFLVGIGAKAWFAGHTTHAWVLWSFIGLIGLNMLYFARTGDQTRQKGGLIVIVGLLFTYLMASGGESNTGPLWFYVFPPLLFYLTDLKTGTAVLLFCYLIAVVVFQFPGLPLVAAEYSMDFKIRFFATLTFESIFCFVLEASRLKARNELVALAETHEYAARTDELTGLSNRRDMQNRLAMEFSRYLRSGHHFSIALIDLDLFKTINDQFGHDAGDEVLREFSALMRTVIRQTDVAARWGGEEFLVLLPDTSLLQALTLAERLRSRVARQPFRFRGQSLPVTISAGVCSIAKAGSLDDLLKQADVNLYSAKESGRNRIAPRVRSQETDPPVKPVS comes from the coding sequence ATGTCCCAACCAACCTCCTCCGGCCAGATCGCCGCCGGCGAACGGGAAGACTTCCAGGTCTCGCGCCTGCTCACCTGGCTGTCGGTCACTGCCATAGCCTTTCTCGTCGGAATCGGCGCCAAGGCCTGGTTCGCAGGCCACACAACCCACGCCTGGGTGCTCTGGTCGTTTATCGGGCTGATCGGCCTGAACATGCTGTATTTTGCCCGCACCGGCGACCAGACAAGGCAGAAAGGCGGGCTGATTGTCATTGTCGGCCTGCTGTTTACCTATCTGATGGCCTCTGGCGGCGAGAGCAATACCGGCCCCCTCTGGTTCTATGTATTTCCGCCCCTGCTGTTCTACCTCACCGACCTGAAAACCGGCACGGCGGTTTTGCTGTTTTGTTACCTCATTGCCGTTGTGGTGTTCCAGTTTCCCGGCCTGCCACTGGTGGCTGCGGAATACAGCATGGACTTCAAGATCCGCTTCTTTGCCACCCTCACCTTCGAATCAATTTTCTGTTTTGTCCTTGAAGCCAGCCGTCTCAAGGCCCGCAATGAGCTGGTGGCGCTTGCCGAAACCCACGAGTATGCGGCGAGAACCGACGAGCTCACCGGGCTGTCCAACCGCCGGGACATGCAAAACCGCCTGGCCATGGAGTTTTCCCGCTACCTGCGCTCCGGGCACCACTTCTCCATTGCCCTGATTGATCTTGACCTGTTCAAGACCATCAACGATCAGTTCGGGCACGATGCCGGTGACGAAGTGCTCCGTGAATTTTCTGCGCTGATGAGAACAGTAATCCGGCAAACCGATGTGGCGGCCCGGTGGGGTGGCGAAGAATTTCTGGTACTCCTCCCCGACACTTCCCTGCTCCAGGCACTGACCCTGGCAGAAAGGCTTCGCTCCAGGGTAGCCAGGCAGCCGTTTCGGTTCAGGGGGCAGAGCCTGCCGGTCACCATCAGTGCCGGCGTCTGTTCTATTGCCAAGGCCGGATCCCTGGACGACCTGCTTAAACAAGCCGATGTAAACCTGTACAGTGCCAAGGAATCCGGCCGCAACCGAATCGCGCCACGAGTGCGCAGTCAGGAGACTGACCCACCAGTTAAGCCCGTGAGTTGA
- a CDS encoding flavodoxin, with protein MTAIRILVGSVYGGALLTARAIKKDLETDGHQVTLLESAALEDITSNHDPLLVCTSTTGQGELPPNLLPFYLDLRDQLPQQPGRPFGVIVLGDSSYGDTFCGAGELMEEALYETSARKVGDTLRIDSLETMEPEADALPWARDWLSQI; from the coding sequence ATGACAGCCATCCGTATTCTGGTGGGCAGCGTCTACGGCGGCGCGCTACTGACAGCCCGGGCAATCAAGAAGGATCTGGAAACCGACGGACATCAGGTCACCTTGCTGGAAAGCGCGGCGCTGGAAGACATCACCTCGAACCATGACCCGCTTCTGGTTTGCACATCCACCACCGGGCAGGGCGAGCTGCCACCGAACCTGCTGCCGTTCTATCTGGATTTGCGGGATCAGCTGCCACAGCAACCGGGCCGACCCTTCGGCGTGATCGTTCTGGGCGACAGCTCCTACGGCGACACCTTCTGCGGCGCCGGTGAACTGATGGAGGAAGCGCTGTACGAGACTTCGGCCCGCAAGGTTGGTGATACCCTGCGCATTGACTCCCTGGAAACCATGGAGCCTGAAGCAGACGCACTGCCCTGGGCCCGGGACTGGCTTAGCCAGATCTGA